In Chitinophagales bacterium, the sequence AAAGTAAGTGCTAAAGACATACAAAACTGCCTTGAAACAATAGAGCAAGTACACATAAAAGATGAACTAATTAAATACATCGCTGAAATTATAGACAACACCAGAAACAATGGCGATTTAACTTTAGGAGCATCGCCAAGAGCCTCTTTGGCTATACTAAAATGTGCTAAAGCACAAGCGGCTATAAACGGCAGAGATTTTGTAACACCAGATGACATTCAGGCAGTAGCTTTTCCTGTGCTTAACCACAGAATTATTTTAAACCCGGATAAAGAAATAGAAGGCACAAAAGAAGAAGAAATAATACAAGAAATTATTGAAAAAATAGAAGTGCCACGTTAAAATTGAAAGTACTTAATTACATAGCATCATTTTTAAAAAATACTTGGTTTACAAAGCGTTTCTTTGCTTTAGGAGCAGTAGTAGTTCTGCTTTTCGCACTGGGTTTTGTTTGGGCATTTCTTTTTTTTATAGCTAAAATTGTCTTGCTTATTTTATTGGCTACTACATTGGTAGATGTTTTTGTTTTATACAAAAATAAAAAGGCTTTTGAAGCAGAACGAATTTCACAAAAACTGCTAAGTAATGGAGATGAAAATCCCATAAAAATCAGGCTAAAAAACTTAACATCTATATTTTTTGATGTAGTTATTTATGACGAATTGCCCGAACAACTACAGCAAAGAGGATTAAAATTTGAACTATCCTTTAAGGCAGAAGAATTTAAAGAACTTAAATATACTATTCTGCCCAAAGAAAGAGGTGTGTATAGTTTTGGCTGTTTAAATGTATTTTTTTCAAGTAAAATAAACTTAGTGCAACGCAGGCAGCTAATTAATTTAGCCGAAGATAAAAAGGTATATCCGAGCATTATACAAATGAAGAAGTTTAGCTTAAAAGCATTAGAAAAAACATCTCAAATGTATGGTATGCGTAAGCTGAGAAAAATAGGGCAAAGTTTTGAGTTTGAACAAATTAGGCAATATGTAAAAGGCGATGATATACGCAAGATAAACTGGAAAGCTACCAGCAAGATGAACGAACTTATGGTTAATCAATATACCGAAGAGCGTTCTCAATCGGTGTACTGCATTATAGATAAAAGTCGGAATATGAAATTGCCTTTTTATGGCTTAACACTGTTTGATTATGCTATAAACAGCAGTTTAGTTTTGGCTAATATTTCATTGCAAAAACACGATAAAGCCGGGTTAATTACTTTTTCCGATAAAATGGACACCATTGTGCCTGCCGGAAATAAAACAGGGCAGCTAACAAAGATTTTAGAAAATTTATATCAGCAAAACGAAAACTTATTAGAGTCTAACTACGAGCTTTTATATGCTTATACTAAGAAAATAATTCCTAATAGAAGCTTGTTGTTTTTGTTTACCAATTTTGAGAGCCAGTATAATTTAGATAGAAATATAAATGTGTTAAGAAAACTGAGCAAAACTCATGTTTTAGTGGTTATATTTTTTGAAAACACAGAATTATCACATTATTTGCAGCAAGATGCAGAAAAACTAATGGATATATATCAACACACTATAGGCGAAAAAATACAGTATGAAAAAATAGGATTAATACAAAAGTTACGGCAGTTTGGCATACAAACTATTTATACTAAACCAGAAGATTTAACGGTAAGTAGCATTAATAAATATTTAGAAATAAAGGCTAAGGGATTGGTGTAGCTTACCGTTAAATTAATATATTTTCCCCTCTTTCAATAACTCTATAGTATTCCTTAATTTTTCATCATTAGGATTTTGTTGTAGAAGTCTTTCAAAAGTTTCAATGGCTTTATCTTTTTTCCCGGATTTTCTATACGTATTACCCAGCAAAATGTAGCTTGTTTTATCATTAAATCTTTCTATAGCTTTTTCCATAGTGGCGGTAGCTTCATCTACTTTTCCTAAATTAAACAAACACCGCCCTTTATATTCATAAGCATCTTTTAATTCGGGATTTTCTAATGGTTTTTTATTTATATCGTAGTTATTAATAACGGCATCAAAATCAACAATAGCGTCTGCATATTTTTTTCTTTCGTAATGAATTAAACCCAAGTAATAAAAATGTATCCATTCTTCGGGTTTAAGCTCGGTAGCCTTTTTTAAATAAGGATAAGCATTATTGGGGTCGGCTTGCAAAATATAATATACAGCAAGGTCGGAGTAAGGACCATAAAATTCAGGAAATATTTCAATAGATTTTTTGTAATGTTCAACCGCTAAAGCATTAACAGAATCTTTGTTTTCAACTAAATTATATTTCACTAAGTTTCTCAATTCTACAGCATATTGTGCATTGATAGCCGCGTTGTTTGGAGCATAAGGCAATGTTCTTAACGAAAGATCGTAATTGCTTTTCCAAGCTTTATTTCTATTATATACTTTGTAAGAAAAATAAACAAAAAGAGGAGCTAAGCAAACAGCTAATATAATTTTAATGTTTTTTTGGTCTTTTATAAAAGAGCTAAATAGCTTAAAAACACCAACAACCATTAAAACACAAAAACCCATAGAAGGCAAAAACAAAAATCTTTCTGCCAAAGTATCGGGCATTAGCCGCACAATGTTTGTATAAATAGAAATAGTTAAAAAATACCAAACCAGCGACCAAAACAATAAGTAATATTTCTTTTTGTAAAAGAAGTAAAGCAAATATAATAGTGCAAGATGCACAATAATAGAAAGATAAACTTCCCAGTTTTTCCATGTTGCAAATTTTATTTGCCATGCACCATGCTGGTGTACTAAGTGAACAGGAAAAATTAATTTTTGAAGATAGATTAACTGTATTTTTAAAATAGTTGCCGATTTTGTAGCTAAATCTGGTGCAGAAACTAATATATTATGATAGGGTTGGTTTTCAAAAACACGTTTTGTAGGGTCAGTGTTTACTTCATTTGTGCTGTTTTCATTTGTGGTTTTATGGGCTGTAAATATGTATTCAAAATCATTATTGTAATTTGATTTATGAATATGATACTCAAAAATTGTAAGCGTAGCTAAAAAAACTAAAAACAGCCAATGCAGTTTATACTTTCTCTTTAACAGTAAAAAAAGAGGGAGAAAAAGCACTACTAACGTAGTTACTTGAGGAAAATTTTTAGTAACAATTATCCACCCCAAGCTTATAATTATAGGAAGAACTGAAATAGGAAGAAGAATTTTCCAATTTAATTTTTCATCATTTTTATAATACGCAAGTATAACAAATATGCATATTAAAAACACAATGGCAATGTATGTTTTTGAAAGAAACATTAAAATACTTCCACCTATTACAAAAGCTAAAAAGAAAATATTTTTAAAATTAAAGTACTCTTTACTTAAAGAAAATAAGGTGTAAAAAATATAGAAAGGAATTAAAAATTTGTTGCCAATATAATACAAATAAGCACCTACTATAAGGGTAATAATTATTAAAACTTTAGGTGAAAAATTCTTTTTAGCATACAGCAATAATAATAACAATAATGGAAAATGAAATAAATCAAGCCACCAAGTAGTGTATTTAGTTAGGACTAAAAGAAATAAAAAACAAGTAATAGTTAAAACTTGATTTATTATAGTGATATTTTTTTCAAAGTATTGACTTATTGTATTAAAACGATTGTTACTTCTCAAAAATAAATACAATAAAATAGGTGCAACTGTTAAGGCAGATAATTTAGAAAGTAAAGCAAAAGCAAATAGCAATAATGCTACTATTAGATATTTAGTAGCTTTTTTATCGGCAAAATATAAACTCCATAAAACAAAAATAGCACTTAACAGTTCATCGCTACTTTTATTATTGGCTACTACCTCAGAATGTACCGGCAATAAAACAAAATATAAGCCTATAAATAGCAACAACCAATTATCTAAATTGGGAAAAAAATGCTTTAACACAAATAAAAATGAAAAACAACACAGAGCATATAACAAAACTGTTCCTACATGAAAAGGCAAGGGATTATCAGGAAAAAACTGCCACAAGGTAGCAAAATAAGTTTGCGGTACGGGTCTATATGTTGGTCGGTCTTGTATATAGTTTTCGGTAGTCCAAATTTCTTTTAATCCATCAAAACCTTTACTGGTTACTGAATTTAATGTTATTACTATTTGGTCGTCCCAAACAAACTCATGTTTTAAAGTATTGGCATACAATACAAACGCCACTAAAGCTACAATAATATATATCCACTTTAATTTCACTTGTTTAAACGGTTTAATATGTTCCAAATTTTTAGTTTAATGCTGTCAAGGAGTGTCAAGTTAGCATTTTTATATAAGTTGCCTAAATCTGATTTATATTTTTTTAATGCTGTTATATAATTTTTAA encodes:
- a CDS encoding DUF58 domain-containing protein; its protein translation is MKVLNYIASFLKNTWFTKRFFALGAVVVLLFALGFVWAFLFFIAKIVLLILLATTLVDVFVLYKNKKAFEAERISQKLLSNGDENPIKIRLKNLTSIFFDVVIYDELPEQLQQRGLKFELSFKAEEFKELKYTILPKERGVYSFGCLNVFFSSKINLVQRRQLINLAEDKKVYPSIIQMKKFSLKALEKTSQMYGMRKLRKIGQSFEFEQIRQYVKGDDIRKINWKATSKMNELMVNQYTEERSQSVYCIIDKSRNMKLPFYGLTLFDYAINSSLVLANISLQKHDKAGLITFSDKMDTIVPAGNKTGQLTKILENLYQQNENLLESNYELLYAYTKKIIPNRSLLFLFTNFESQYNLDRNINVLRKLSKTHVLVVIFFENTELSHYLQQDAEKLMDIYQHTIGEKIQYEKIGLIQKLRQFGIQTIYTKPEDLTVSSINKYLEIKAKGLV
- a CDS encoding tetratricopeptide repeat protein — its product is MKLKWIYIIVALVAFVLYANTLKHEFVWDDQIVITLNSVTSKGFDGLKEIWTTENYIQDRPTYRPVPQTYFATLWQFFPDNPLPFHVGTVLLYALCCFSFLFVLKHFFPNLDNWLLLFIGLYFVLLPVHSEVVANNKSSDELLSAIFVLWSLYFADKKATKYLIVALLLFAFALLSKLSALTVAPILLYLFLRSNNRFNTISQYFEKNITIINQVLTITCFLFLLVLTKYTTWWLDLFHFPLLLLLLLYAKKNFSPKVLIIITLIVGAYLYYIGNKFLIPFYIFYTLFSLSKEYFNFKNIFFLAFVIGGSILMFLSKTYIAIVFLICIFVILAYYKNDEKLNWKILLPISVLPIIISLGWIIVTKNFPQVTTLVVLFLPLFLLLKRKYKLHWLFLVFLATLTIFEYHIHKSNYNNDFEYIFTAHKTTNENSTNEVNTDPTKRVFENQPYHNILVSAPDLATKSATILKIQLIYLQKLIFPVHLVHQHGAWQIKFATWKNWEVYLSIIVHLALLYLLYFFYKKKYYLLFWSLVWYFLTISIYTNIVRLMPDTLAERFLFLPSMGFCVLMVVGVFKLFSSFIKDQKNIKIILAVCLAPLFVYFSYKVYNRNKAWKSNYDLSLRTLPYAPNNAAINAQYAVELRNLVKYNLVENKDSVNALAVEHYKKSIEIFPEFYGPYSDLAVYYILQADPNNAYPYLKKATELKPEEWIHFYYLGLIHYERKKYADAIVDFDAVINNYDINKKPLENPELKDAYEYKGRCLFNLGKVDEATATMEKAIERFNDKTSYILLGNTYRKSGKKDKAIETFERLLQQNPNDEKLRNTIELLKEGKIY